In Tenebrio molitor chromosome 6, icTenMoli1.1, whole genome shotgun sequence, one genomic interval encodes:
- the LOC138134279 gene encoding facilitated trehalose transporter Tret1-like — MRINQKLCYVVKNHTETKMNSSNRLYQYLSTATALLSMVTAGMHYAWPSPSLPQLTSNSSSFQITSDEGSWIVVMELIAPIPACFFGAAIVDTIGRKKATATAIPYFVSWLMIAFASSALTLGAARVIAGLADGVIFTVVPVYIGEIADPQIRGFLGSSISAVWILGMLLINVMGSYLSITATAVTSSIVPLLFLVTFVWMPESPYFLIMKDDAEGALSALKKFKGRSDVEGELSRLQQAVKIQRETRRNFFDLFRKRSNLKGLGVIVVLRNAQQMSGLAATIFYTISIFQEAGDFMSPLTSTTVYVSIQCVMAVTCSIAIDRTGRRPLLIASLVGSAIALSLEGTYFYIKDFTSVDTSSFNFVPVVALLGYVIVFNVGAQPIPLLMLGELFPTSVKALASCLCEVYCCVVAAIVSKFFQVVRDSFGMYLPFYAFSLCCVVNLVFVVLFVPETKGKTLEEIQNCHRKKEQTN, encoded by the exons ATGAGAATTAACCAAAAACTTTGTTATGTCGTGAAAAATCACACAGAAACGAAGATGAACAGCTCGAACCGTCTCTACCAGTACTTGTCGACAGCCACAG CATTGTTGTCCATGGTAACAGCTGGCATGCATTATGCGTGGCCGTCACCTTCACTTCCACAATTAACCAGCAATTCAAGCTCTTTCCAAATAACGAGCGATGAAGGCTCCTGGATTGTTGTGATGGAACTAATAGCACCGATCCCGGCGTGTTTCTTCGGTGCCGCGATTGTCGACACCATCGGCCGAAAAAAAGCAACAGCAACAGCTATTCCATATTTCGTGTCATGGCTAATGATAGCTTTTGCCTCTTCCGCATTAACACTAGGAGCCGCGAGAGTTATTGCCGGGCTAGCCGACGGCGTCATCTTCACAGTCGTACCTGTCTACATAGGCGAAATTGCCGATCCCCAAATTCGGGGTTTTCTGGGCTCGAGCATTTCGGCAGTTTGGATTTTGGGAATGCTACTCATCAATGTGATGGGATCGTATTTAAGCATCACCGCAACAGCTGTGACATCTTCGATTGTCCCTCTCCTATTTCTAGTAACATTCGTTTGGATGCCCGAGAGCCCCTACTTTTTAATCATGAAGGATGACGCCGAGGGGGCGCTTTCAGCGCTCAAGAAATTCAAAGGACGAAGTGACGTTGAGGGCGAATTGTCGCGACTGCAACAAGCTGtcaaaatccaacgtgaaacTAGAAGAAACTTCTTCGATTTGTTTAGGAAAAGAAGTAATCTGAAAGGTTTAGGGGTGATCGTGGTGTTGAGGAACGCCCAACAGATGAGTGGTCTCGCCGCTACGATTTTCTACACAATTTCGATTTTCCAAGAAGCCGGAGATTTCATGTCCCCGCTGACCTCTACCACAGTCTATGTCAGCATCCAGTGTGTCATGGCCGTGACGTGTTCAATCGCTATAGACAGAACTGGTCGAAGACCTCTTCTCATCGCTTCTTTAGTCGGATCAGCGATAGCTCTCTCCCTCGAAGGAACATACTTTTATATCAAAGACTTTACCAGTGTTGACACCAGTTCTTTTAATTTCGTACCAGTGGTGGCGCTCCTAGGATACGTAATTGTTTTCAATGTGGGGGCCCAACCTATACCGCTTCTGATGCTAGGAGAGCTTTTTCCTACAAGTGTCAAAGCTCTAGCGTCGTGTCTTTGCGAAGTTTACTGTTGCGTTGTCGCGGCAATTGTGTCGAAGTTTTTTCAAGTGGTGCGGGATAGCTTCGGGATGTATTTACCATTCTATGCGTTCTCACTTTGTTGTGTAGTTAATTTGGTATTTGTTGTACTGTTTGTACCTGAAACGAAAGGAAAAACTTTGGAGGAGATCCAGAATTGTCACCGgaaaaaagaacaaacaaATTAA
- the LOC138134280 gene encoding facilitated trehalose transporter Tret1-like produces MNTSSRSYQYLTTFTALLTIVTGGLHYAWPSPSLPQYTSGNSTSFHITEDEGSWIVIMELISPIPSCFIGALLVDIIGRKKCILLTAVPYFVGWLMIAFAKSAFTLGAARFLVGISDGIAFTVIPLYIAEIADASIRGLLAACISVTWIFGMLLINVIGSYLSITMTAAICSVFPILLLLTFSWMPESPYFLLLKNDYEGARAALKKFKGRNDVDDELMRLQQAVRSQNDTSGSFMDLFKRSNNQRGLGIVAIVRNSQQMSGVAAISFYTLSIFNEAGDFISPLTATIIYVSIQCVMTVVCSAAIDKTGRRPLLILSLGGSALSLFAEGSYFYIKDFTDIDTSSFHFVPVVALIGYVILFNVGAQPIPLLMQGELFPTKVKALASCVSEVYFCIIAATVSKFFQMMRDSYGMYLPFYAFATCCAINLIFVIVFVPETKGKTLEEIQDFLLTKKDKLPK; encoded by the exons ATGAATACCTCGAGTCGCTCCTACCAGTATTTAACCACATTCACCG CTTTGCTGACGATCGTAACAGGCGGCTTGCACTATGCTTGGCCATCCCCATCCCTCCCCCAGTATACATCGGGAAATTCGACTTCATTCCACATAACTGAAGACGAAGGCTCTTGGATTGTCATAATGGAACTGATCTCGCCCATCCCGTCGTGTTTTATTGGTGCCTTGTTGGTCGATATCATCGGCCGCAAGAAGTGCATCTTGTTGACAGCAGTTCCTTACTTCGTGGGGTGGCTGATGATCGCGTTCGCCAAGTCTGCCTTCACACTAGGTGCCGCTCGATTTCTGGTCGGCATATCCGACGGGATAGCTTTCACTGTCATACCTTTGTACATCGCCGAAATCGCCGACGCTAGTATCAGGGGACTGCTAGCAGCTTGCATCTCCGTCACCTGGATCTTCGGCATGCTGCTGATCAATGTGATTGGCTCGTATTTGAGCATCACCATGACTGCTGCCATTTGCTCGGTGTTTCCTATTTTGCTCTTGCTGACTTTCAGTTGGATGCCCGAAAGTCCGTACTTTTTGCTCCTGAAGAATGATTACGAAGGGGCACGAGCTGCTCTGAAGAAGTTCAAAGGGAGGAACGACGTCGACGATGAACTGATGAGGTTGCAACAAGCTGTGAGGAGTCAAAACGACACGAGCGGAAGTTTTATGGATTTGTTCAAACGAAGCAACAACCAGAGGGGTTTGGGGATTGTTGCGATAGTAAGAAATTCGCAACAGATGAGTGGAGTAGCAGCTATTAGTTTTTATACTTTGTCGATTTTTAACGAGGCGGGAGATTTTATCTCTCCACTGACCGCCACCATCATCTACGTGAGCATCCAGTGCGTTATGACCGTCGTGTGTTCAGCTGCCATAGACAAGACAGGTCGAAGACCTCTTCTGATTTTGTCTCTAGGGGGCTCAGCACTCTCCCTTTTCGCCGAAGGAAGCTACTTCTACATAAAAGACTTCACCGACATTGACACTTCTTCCTTTCATTTTGTCCCAGTGGTGGCACTTATAGGATACGTGATCCTCTTCAATGTGGGGGCGCAACCCATTCCGTTGCTCATGCAAGGCGAGCTTTTCCCGACAAAAGTCAAAGCTCTGGCATCGTGTGTTTCCGAAGTGTACTTTTGTATTATCGCTGCGACAGTCTCCAAATTTTTCCAGATGATGAGAGACTCCTACGGGATGTACTTACCATTTTACGCTTTCGCGACTTGCTGTGCGATTAATCTCATATTTGTGATAGTTTTTGTGCCGGAAACAAAAGGCAAAACCTTGGAAGAAATTCAAGATTTCCTTTTAACCAAGAAAGATAAGCTACCTAAATGA